In one window of Haloterrigena salifodinae DNA:
- a CDS encoding amidohydrolase, which produces MTTLAITGGQVLLPDITVTRADVLIDQEAGEILEVGDDLAADADETLDAADSLVTPGFVNGHCHVAMSLLRGYADDKPLDAWLREDIWPVEAELTADTVRAGTELGVLEMIKSGTTAFADMYFFVPTIAEAVADAGLRARLGHGVISVAKDADAAREDAREGLEVAAEIDGMADGRIASAFMPHSLTTVDGEYLEEFVPQARDLGVPIHYHANETEDEVVPIVEEEGVRPLAYAAEKGMLEDGDFVAHGVHVDESEIGLLAEAGTSVIHCPASNMKLASGMAPVQRMHEAGVTVGLGTDGAASNNDLSMLDEARDAAMIGKLAADDASAVPAEAVVEMMTRGSAEAIGLDTGRLEEGAPADLAVIDLEEPHLTPRHDLVSHLAYAAAAADVRHTVCDGQVLMRDREVLTLEEDAVRARATEAAEMLVTAAEE; this is translated from the coding sequence ATGACGACGCTGGCCATCACCGGCGGGCAGGTCTTGCTGCCCGACATCACGGTGACCCGTGCGGACGTACTGATCGATCAGGAAGCGGGCGAGATTCTCGAGGTCGGCGACGACCTCGCCGCCGACGCTGACGAGACCCTCGACGCGGCGGACTCCCTGGTCACGCCGGGATTCGTCAACGGCCACTGTCACGTCGCGATGAGCCTGTTGCGCGGGTACGCCGACGACAAGCCGCTGGACGCCTGGCTGCGGGAGGACATCTGGCCCGTCGAGGCCGAACTGACCGCCGACACCGTCCGCGCGGGGACCGAACTCGGCGTCCTCGAGATGATCAAGTCGGGGACGACCGCGTTTGCGGACATGTACTTCTTCGTTCCGACGATCGCCGAGGCGGTCGCCGACGCGGGGCTGCGCGCACGCCTCGGCCACGGCGTGATCTCCGTTGCCAAGGACGCGGACGCGGCCCGCGAGGACGCCCGCGAGGGCCTCGAGGTCGCGGCGGAGATCGACGGGATGGCTGACGGGCGCATCGCGTCGGCGTTCATGCCTCACTCGCTGACGACCGTCGACGGGGAGTACTTGGAGGAGTTCGTCCCGCAGGCCCGCGATCTGGGCGTCCCGATCCACTACCACGCCAACGAGACCGAGGACGAGGTCGTCCCGATCGTCGAGGAGGAGGGCGTGCGGCCGCTGGCCTACGCCGCGGAAAAGGGAATGCTCGAGGACGGCGACTTCGTCGCCCACGGCGTCCATGTCGACGAGAGCGAGATCGGCCTGCTCGCCGAGGCGGGGACGAGCGTGATCCACTGCCCGGCCTCGAACATGAAACTCGCCAGCGGGATGGCCCCCGTCCAGCGCATGCATGAGGCCGGCGTCACCGTCGGCCTCGGCACCGACGGCGCGGCCTCGAACAACGACCTCTCGATGTTAGACGAGGCCCGCGACGCGGCCATGATCGGCAAACTCGCGGCCGACGACGCCAGCGCCGTCCCTGCGGAGGCGGTCGTCGAGATGATGACCCGGGGCAGCGCCGAGGCGATCGGCCTCGACACCGGTCGCCTCGAGGAAGGCGCCCCCGCCGACCTCGCGGTGATCGACCTCGAAGAGCCCCACCTGACGCCCCGCCACGACCTCGTGAGCCACCTCGCCTACGCCGCCGCGGCAGCAGACGTCCGCCACACCGTTTGTGACGGGCAGGTCCTCATGCGCGACCGCGAGGTGCTGACGCTCGAGGAGGACGCGGTTCGAGCGCGAGCGACCGAGGCCGCCGAGATGCTGGTCACCGCGGCCGAGGAGTGA
- a CDS encoding ABC transporter ATP-binding protein, which yields MTAIRTTNLTKRFGDVVAVDGLDLRVETGEVFGFLGPNGAGKSTTIDMLLDYVRPTDGTATVLGMDVREESEALRERVGVLPDGIGLYDRLTGRRHLEFAIEWTDAADDPDTILDRVGLDGRAAARSVGDYSKGMQQRLALGMALVGDPDLLVLDEPSSGLDPHGIRRMRDLVREEAERGTTVFFSSHILGQVEAVCDRVGILADGEIVAVDTVEGLRTTVGAGSELRLRVTEDPGVDIAAIDGVESVRSEDGLLRVACSDPRAKARVVTRLTIAGVEILDVDSDDASLEDVFTAYTTDGDVGDAEPGDPVLVEEVVP from the coding sequence ATGACCGCGATCCGAACCACCAACCTGACCAAACGCTTCGGCGACGTCGTCGCCGTCGACGGGCTCGACCTGCGTGTCGAAACGGGCGAGGTGTTCGGCTTCCTCGGGCCGAACGGCGCCGGGAAGTCGACGACCATCGACATGCTGTTGGACTACGTCCGCCCGACCGACGGAACCGCGACGGTGCTCGGAATGGACGTCCGCGAAGAGTCGGAGGCGCTCCGCGAGCGCGTCGGCGTGCTGCCGGACGGGATCGGCCTCTACGATCGCCTGACCGGTCGCCGTCACCTCGAGTTCGCGATCGAGTGGACGGACGCGGCCGACGATCCCGACACGATACTGGACCGCGTCGGACTGGACGGCCGCGCCGCGGCGCGGTCGGTCGGCGACTACTCCAAAGGCATGCAACAGCGGCTCGCACTGGGGATGGCGCTGGTCGGCGATCCCGACCTGCTCGTGCTGGACGAGCCCTCCTCGGGGCTCGACCCCCACGGGATTCGCCGGATGCGGGACCTGGTTCGCGAGGAGGCCGAGCGCGGGACGACGGTGTTCTTCTCGAGTCACATCCTTGGCCAGGTCGAGGCGGTCTGCGACCGCGTCGGCATCCTGGCGGACGGCGAGATAGTCGCCGTCGACACCGTCGAGGGGCTGCGGACGACCGTCGGCGCCGGCTCGGAGCTCCGCCTGCGCGTGACCGAGGATCCCGGCGTCGATATCGCCGCGATCGACGGCGTCGAGTCGGTTCGGTCGGAAGACGGTCTCCTCCGGGTCGCCTGCTCGGATCCGCGCGCGAAAGCGCGAGTCGTGACCCGGCTGACGATCGCCGGCGTCGAGATCCTCGACGTCGATTCCGACGACGCGTCGCTCGAGGACGTGTTTACGGCGTACACGACGGACGGCGACGTCGGTGACGCGGAGCCGGGGGATCCCGTTCTCGTCGAGGAGGTGGTCCCATGA
- a CDS encoding AsnC family transcriptional regulator translates to MRDLDETDMEILRLLGENARRPFSEIADEVDLSGPAVSDRVQRLEEAGIINRFTLDVDQSQLRAGVPVFVQVTTPPGAVEDCRMAAAEADAVEHVFVTADGEIWFYARAQVRRVREWLEGLLPDAADCEYDVTLLDDAEWTPSLEGTQFALTCAECGNTVDSEGESTRIDGEVYHFCCPSCSSRFEGRYDRLEEGV, encoded by the coding sequence ATGCGCGACCTCGACGAAACCGACATGGAAATCCTGCGGCTGCTGGGCGAGAACGCCCGGCGGCCGTTCAGCGAGATCGCCGACGAAGTCGACCTCTCCGGGCCCGCGGTTTCGGACCGCGTCCAGCGCCTTGAGGAAGCCGGGATCATCAACCGGTTCACCCTCGACGTGGACCAATCCCAGCTCCGGGCGGGCGTTCCGGTGTTCGTGCAAGTGACCACTCCACCGGGTGCGGTCGAGGACTGCCGGATGGCGGCCGCCGAGGCCGACGCCGTCGAGCACGTGTTCGTCACCGCCGACGGCGAGATCTGGTTCTACGCCCGTGCGCAGGTCAGGCGCGTCCGCGAGTGGCTCGAGGGACTGCTCCCCGACGCCGCGGACTGCGAGTACGACGTGACGCTGCTGGACGACGCCGAGTGGACGCCCTCGCTCGAGGGGACGCAGTTCGCGCTCACCTGCGCGGAGTGTGGGAACACCGTCGACAGCGAGGGGGAATCGACACGAATCGACGGGGAGGTGTACCACTTCTGTTGTCCGTCCTGTTCGAGCCGGTTCGAAGGCCGATATGATCGGCTCGAGGAAGGCGTCTGA
- a CDS encoding CopZ family metallochaperone: MSQTITVEGMSCEHCEQTVEDALEGVSGVESVDVDREAERATVDGDADPQELVRAVDEAGYDASA, translated from the coding sequence ATGAGTCAAACGATCACCGTCGAAGGGATGTCCTGCGAACACTGCGAACAGACCGTCGAAGACGCGCTCGAGGGCGTCTCGGGCGTCGAATCGGTAGATGTAGACCGCGAGGCGGAACGAGCCACCGTCGACGGGGACGCGGACCCGCAGGAACTGGTTCGCGCGGTCGACGAGGCCGGCTACGACGCGAGCGCGTAG
- a CDS encoding ABC transporter permease subunit, with the protein MTVSWRDVARKDFEDAVRSRLLWGLTAVFVAFLGMSLLSAEQLFPEPVTVDTAMALSGVAMLAQLFVPGIALAVGYMAVVGERRSGSLRVLLSYPFSRGEVVAGKLAGRLLVTGTALTIGFAAASVLVVALYGVPDAGTFAGFVAAGVLLGLTFTALAVGGSAAASTRGRARTLTIGSFVGMVFFWKPVVVGIYYAVTGSLPGVQAESWYFLLKRLNPLEAYRVVAGAVLDERVDAVPEFPLEDVPANAPAETLELSNRLAGEVPFYLADWFSVVVLLAWGLVPVLAGYRLFEDADLG; encoded by the coding sequence ATGACGGTCTCCTGGCGGGACGTCGCCCGCAAGGACTTCGAGGACGCCGTCCGCTCGCGGCTGCTCTGGGGACTCACCGCCGTCTTCGTCGCCTTTCTGGGGATGTCGCTGCTCTCGGCCGAACAGCTCTTCCCGGAGCCCGTGACCGTCGACACCGCAATGGCGCTGTCGGGCGTCGCGATGCTCGCCCAGCTGTTCGTCCCGGGCATCGCGCTGGCGGTCGGCTACATGGCCGTGGTCGGCGAACGCCGCTCCGGCAGCCTGCGGGTGTTGCTGAGCTATCCGTTCTCGCGGGGCGAGGTGGTCGCCGGCAAACTCGCCGGCCGGCTGCTGGTCACCGGCACCGCGCTGACGATCGGGTTCGCCGCGGCCAGTGTCCTCGTCGTGGCCCTGTACGGCGTCCCCGACGCGGGGACGTTCGCCGGGTTCGTGGCGGCCGGCGTCCTGCTCGGGCTGACGTTCACGGCCCTCGCGGTCGGCGGCTCGGCCGCCGCGTCGACCCGGGGACGGGCGCGGACGCTCACCATCGGCTCGTTCGTGGGCATGGTGTTCTTCTGGAAACCGGTCGTCGTCGGGATCTACTACGCGGTCACCGGCTCGCTACCGGGGGTTCAGGCCGAGTCGTGGTACTTCCTCCTGAAGCGACTCAATCCACTCGAGGCTTACCGAGTCGTCGCCGGCGCGGTTCTCGACGAGCGGGTGGACGCGGTCCCCGAGTTCCCGCTGGAGGACGTTCCCGCGAACGCGCCCGCTGAGACGCTCGAGCTCTCGAACCGGCTCGCGGGCGAGGTGCCGTTCTATCTCGCGGACTGGTTTTCCGTAGTCGTGTTGCTCGCGTGGGGGCTCGTTCCCGTCCTCGCGGGCTACCGGCTGTTCGAAGACGCGGATCTCGGGTGA
- a CDS encoding adenosylhomocysteinase: MTDTAYPPISEQLDDLESAREEGRRKMDWAAQHMPILESVREEFVANQPFEGERIGMAMHVEAKTAMLVETLAEGGAEVAVTGCNPLSTHDDVSAALDTHENITSYAKRGVDDEEYYAAIEAVIAHEPTITVDDGMDLVAAIHEDYPELIDGIVGGAEETTTGVHRLRAMDADGALEYPVFAVNDTPMKRLFDNVHGTGESSLASIAMTTNLSWAGKNVVVAGYGYCGKGVAQKASGQNANVIVTEVEPRRALEAHMEGYEVMPMAEAAEVGDVFLTTTGNRDVIVEEHFEKMQDGVLLANAGHFDIEIDLEALDDLAVDRYEARDGVEGYELEDGRKLNVIAEGRLVNLAAPVSLGHPVEVMDQSFGVQAVCVREMLENGDQYDAGVHDVPDELDKEIAEIKLEAEGVDHDSLTDTQREYMDSWDHGT, from the coding sequence ATGACCGACACTGCGTATCCGCCGATCAGCGAGCAACTCGACGACCTCGAGTCTGCGCGCGAGGAGGGTCGTCGAAAGATGGACTGGGCCGCACAGCACATGCCCATCCTCGAGTCCGTTCGCGAGGAGTTCGTCGCCAACCAGCCCTTCGAGGGCGAGCGCATCGGGATGGCGATGCACGTCGAAGCGAAGACGGCGATGCTCGTCGAGACGCTCGCGGAGGGCGGCGCCGAGGTGGCCGTCACCGGCTGTAACCCCCTCTCGACCCACGACGACGTCTCCGCCGCGCTGGATACCCACGAGAACATCACCAGCTACGCGAAACGCGGCGTCGACGACGAGGAGTACTACGCCGCCATCGAGGCCGTCATCGCCCACGAGCCGACGATCACGGTCGACGACGGGATGGACCTCGTCGCCGCGATCCACGAGGACTACCCCGAGCTGATCGACGGCATCGTCGGCGGCGCCGAGGAGACGACCACGGGCGTCCACCGCCTGCGCGCGATGGACGCCGACGGCGCGCTCGAGTACCCCGTCTTCGCGGTCAACGACACGCCGATGAAGCGGCTGTTCGACAACGTCCACGGCACCGGCGAGTCCTCGCTGGCCTCCATCGCCATGACCACGAACCTCTCGTGGGCCGGCAAGAACGTCGTCGTCGCGGGCTACGGCTACTGCGGCAAGGGCGTCGCACAGAAGGCATCGGGTCAGAACGCGAACGTCATCGTCACCGAGGTCGAGCCCCGGCGCGCCCTCGAGGCCCACATGGAGGGCTACGAGGTCATGCCGATGGCCGAGGCCGCCGAGGTCGGCGACGTCTTCCTGACGACGACGGGCAACCGTGACGTCATCGTCGAGGAGCACTTCGAGAAGATGCAAGACGGCGTCCTGCTCGCGAACGCGGGCCACTTCGACATCGAGATCGACCTCGAGGCACTGGACGACCTCGCGGTCGACCGCTACGAGGCCCGCGACGGCGTCGAGGGCTACGAACTCGAGGACGGCCGCAAACTGAACGTCATCGCCGAGGGACGACTCGTCAACCTCGCCGCGCCCGTCTCGCTGGGCCACCCCGTCGAAGTGATGGACCAGAGCTTCGGCGTCCAGGCCGTCTGCGTGCGAGAGATGCTCGAGAACGGCGACCAGTACGACGCGGGCGTCCACGACGTGCCCGACGAACTCGACAAGGAGATCGCCGAGATCAAACTCGAGGCCGAGGGCGTCGACCACGACTCGCTGACCGACACCCAGCGCGAGTACATGGACTCCTGGGACCACGGGACGTAA
- a CDS encoding helix-turn-helix domain-containing protein: MREAHVSLSNPAFDRMGIAELVSLSREAGVLGFEELACHGTGAVVQVAVETPIDEDRLSDLECVDWWERIADSGGDHRYLIAFTAPELPEGLAERADELIGTCEPNVTDRGATLSLVGSQETIAATVDEYETAGISPELRKFGTYDGRDHPLAELTDRQREAVRTAYEMGYYEVPRTVTSEDVAAELEVDSSTVAELLQRAERNLLGRHL; this comes from the coding sequence ATGAGGGAAGCTCACGTGTCATTGTCCAATCCGGCATTCGACCGGATGGGCATCGCGGAGCTCGTCTCGCTCAGTCGCGAGGCGGGGGTTCTGGGATTCGAGGAACTCGCGTGCCACGGGACCGGCGCCGTCGTCCAGGTCGCGGTCGAGACGCCGATCGACGAGGACCGACTGTCCGATCTGGAGTGCGTCGACTGGTGGGAACGGATCGCCGACTCGGGCGGCGATCACCGCTATCTGATCGCGTTTACCGCGCCGGAACTTCCCGAGGGGCTCGCCGAGCGGGCGGACGAGTTGATCGGGACCTGCGAACCGAACGTGACCGATCGGGGGGCCACCCTGTCGCTGGTCGGCTCGCAGGAGACGATCGCCGCGACCGTCGACGAGTACGAGACCGCGGGGATTTCGCCGGAGCTGCGGAAGTTCGGGACCTACGACGGTCGCGACCACCCGCTGGCCGAGCTGACCGACCGCCAGCGCGAAGCGGTCCGGACCGCCTACGAGATGGGGTACTACGAGGTACCCCGGACGGTCACGAGCGAAGACGTCGCCGCCGAACTCGAGGTCGATTCGTCGACGGTCGCCGAACTGCTCCAGCGAGCCGAGCGGAACCTGTTGGGACGGCACCTGTAA
- a CDS encoding heavy metal translocating P-type ATPase has protein sequence MSTRTAHLDIRGMSCANCSQTISDALESLDGVSEANINFATDEGTVEYDPDAVSLAEIYTSIDEAGYEADRASRSIGITDMSCANCAETNESALESVPGVIEAEVNYATDEASVAYNPADASLGDLYAAIEDAGYTPVRDDADGSDESDQDRRDAARQAEIRKQRRLTIFGAVLSAPFLLFLADKFLLGGAYVPETVFGVSFGWVEFLLATPVYVLLGREFLENSYTALARNRTANMDVLIALGSSTAYVYSLVVLLGLLAGNLYFDTAAMILVFITLGNYLEARSKGQAGDALRKLLEMEAETATLVDDDGSEREVPLEDVAVGDRMKVRPGEKIPTDGVVVDGQSAVDESMVTGESVPVEKGSGDEVIGSTINENGVLVVEATKVGEDTALQGIVQTVKEAQSRQPEIQNLADRISAYFVPAVILNATFWGLVWFLFPEALAGLVGAVPVLGLVGGGPAALSTFEFAVVVFASAVLIACPCALGLATPAATMVGSTLGAQNGVLFKGGDVLERAKDVDTVVFDKTGTLTTGEMTLTDVVALKDETAATDGGETAADGGAVAARARLDESEVLRLAASAERNSEHPLAQAIVEGAEERGLELSAPDAFENVPGQGVRATVEGREVLVGNRQLLESEAVDPAPAADEMERLEREGKTAMLVAVDGAVAGVVADADTVKESSADAVADLRERGLDVMLITGDNERTARAVAERVGIDPDDVRAGVLPEDKADALEDIQSAGRKAMMVGDGVNDAPALAVAHVGTAIGSGTDVAIEAADVTLMRDDPLDVVKAIRISEATLAKIKQNLVWALGYNTAMIPLASLGLLQPVLAAGAMALSSVSVLSNSLLFRRYTPDRDYELLGRLRR, from the coding sequence ATGAGCACCCGGACCGCACACCTGGATATCCGGGGCATGAGCTGTGCGAACTGTTCGCAGACGATCAGCGATGCCCTGGAATCCCTCGACGGCGTAAGCGAGGCGAACATCAACTTCGCCACCGACGAGGGCACCGTCGAGTACGACCCCGACGCCGTATCGCTCGCCGAGATTTACACGTCGATCGACGAGGCCGGCTACGAGGCCGACCGCGCGAGTCGGTCGATCGGGATCACGGACATGTCCTGTGCGAACTGCGCCGAGACCAACGAGTCGGCGCTCGAGTCCGTCCCTGGCGTTATTGAGGCGGAGGTCAACTACGCGACCGACGAGGCGTCCGTCGCGTACAATCCCGCCGACGCCTCGCTCGGAGATCTCTACGCGGCGATCGAGGACGCCGGCTACACGCCCGTTCGCGACGATGCGGACGGGAGTGACGAGTCGGACCAGGACCGTCGCGACGCGGCGCGACAGGCCGAGATCCGCAAGCAGCGCCGGCTGACGATCTTCGGCGCCGTGCTGTCGGCCCCGTTCCTGCTTTTCCTCGCCGATAAGTTCCTGCTCGGGGGTGCGTATGTCCCTGAGACGGTCTTCGGCGTTTCCTTCGGGTGGGTCGAATTCCTGCTCGCGACGCCCGTTTACGTCCTGCTGGGCCGCGAGTTCCTCGAGAACTCCTACACCGCGCTCGCGAGGAATCGGACCGCCAACATGGACGTGCTGATCGCGCTGGGCTCCTCGACGGCGTACGTCTACAGCCTCGTCGTCCTGCTGGGCCTGCTGGCGGGCAATCTCTACTTCGACACCGCCGCGATGATCCTCGTGTTCATCACGCTGGGCAACTACCTCGAGGCCCGCTCGAAGGGCCAGGCCGGCGACGCCCTGCGGAAACTCCTCGAGATGGAGGCCGAGACGGCCACGCTGGTCGACGATGATGGATCCGAACGGGAGGTTCCCCTCGAGGACGTCGCGGTCGGCGACCGGATGAAGGTCCGCCCGGGCGAGAAGATTCCGACGGACGGCGTCGTCGTTGACGGCCAATCCGCGGTCGACGAGTCGATGGTGACCGGCGAGTCCGTCCCCGTCGAGAAGGGGTCGGGCGACGAGGTGATCGGCTCGACGATCAACGAGAACGGTGTACTGGTCGTCGAGGCGACCAAGGTCGGCGAGGACACGGCCCTACAGGGGATCGTCCAGACCGTCAAGGAGGCCCAGTCCCGTCAGCCCGAGATCCAGAACCTCGCGGACCGCATCTCGGCGTACTTCGTCCCCGCGGTCATCCTCAACGCGACCTTCTGGGGGCTGGTCTGGTTCCTCTTCCCCGAGGCGCTGGCCGGTCTCGTCGGCGCGGTGCCGGTGCTGGGGCTGGTCGGCGGCGGCCCGGCCGCGCTCTCGACGTTCGAGTTCGCCGTCGTCGTCTTCGCCTCCGCGGTGCTGATCGCCTGTCCCTGCGCACTCGGGCTGGCGACGCCCGCGGCGACGATGGTCGGCTCGACGCTGGGCGCGCAAAACGGCGTCCTGTTCAAGGGCGGCGACGTGCTCGAGCGCGCGAAGGACGTCGACACCGTCGTCTTCGACAAGACCGGGACCCTGACGACCGGCGAGATGACGCTGACCGACGTGGTTGCCCTCAAGGACGAGACGGCCGCGACGGACGGCGGTGAGACGGCAGCGGACGGCGGCGCGGTGGCCGCTCGAGCGCGGCTCGACGAGAGCGAGGTGCTCCGACTGGCCGCCAGCGCCGAGCGCAACAGCGAACACCCGCTCGCCCAGGCCATCGTCGAGGGCGCCGAGGAGCGCGGCCTCGAGCTCTCCGCCCCCGACGCCTTCGAAAACGTCCCCGGACAGGGCGTCCGGGCGACCGTCGAGGGCCGCGAGGTGCTGGTCGGCAACCGGCAGCTGCTCGAGAGCGAGGCCGTCGATCCCGCACCCGCCGCCGACGAGATGGAGCGCCTCGAGCGCGAGGGCAAGACCGCGATGCTGGTCGCGGTCGACGGCGCGGTCGCGGGCGTGGTGGCCGACGCCGACACGGTCAAGGAGAGCTCGGCCGACGCGGTCGCCGACCTGCGCGAGCGCGGGCTGGACGTCATGTTGATCACCGGCGACAACGAGCGGACGGCCCGCGCAGTCGCCGAGCGGGTCGGGATCGACCCCGACGACGTCCGCGCCGGCGTGTTGCCCGAGGACAAGGCCGACGCCCTCGAGGACATCCAGTCGGCGGGCCGCAAGGCGATGATGGTCGGCGACGGCGTCAACGACGCGCCCGCGCTGGCGGTCGCCCACGTTGGCACCGCCATCGGCTCGGGGACCGACGTGGCCATCGAGGCCGCGGACGTGACCCTGATGCGCGACGATCCGCTCGACGTGGTGAAGGCGATCCGCATCTCCGAGGCCACGCTGGCGAAGATCAAGCAGAACCTCGTCTGGGCGCTGGGCTACAACACCGCGATGATCCCGCTGGCCTCGCTCGGGCTGCTCCAGCCGGTGCTCGCGGCCGGCGCGATGGCGCTGTCGTCGGTGTCCGTGCTCTCGAACAGCCTGCTGTTCCGGCGGTACACGCCGGACCGCGACTACGAACTGCTCGGTCGGCTGCGACGCTAG
- a CDS encoding DUF7537 family lipoprotein, with translation MSPLSAIAVVALLVFAGCTGLPGADENSSPDASPDVSPDEFPNASAIDQSVFDSHATVMANTSFTLSTEKNRTDRVLHPSEKDVRHMNDTSRFLAEPSNSQYLLDTTGYFSGNGSTYSNGSAEYVLFEDDRTTVRKLSPASVFNESSDRYLWRGLFSNDSMRQLDHAAIDATYEREGVETFQGVPVMRYEATGVDALSDSWAGGENASSWYEEFSATLLLDEDGVIRHYEYEFVWAESTTQRITQSYTLSDVGNTDVEKPDWAEDATAGS, from the coding sequence ATGTCTCCGCTCTCAGCGATCGCCGTCGTTGCCCTCCTGGTCTTCGCGGGATGTACTGGGCTTCCAGGTGCAGACGAGAACTCGTCGCCTGACGCGTCCCCCGACGTGTCCCCTGACGAGTTCCCGAACGCGTCGGCCATCGACCAGTCGGTGTTCGATAGCCACGCAACCGTGATGGCGAACACGAGTTTCACGCTCTCGACCGAGAAAAACCGAACGGATCGCGTGCTCCACCCTTCGGAGAAGGACGTCAGGCACATGAACGACACGAGCCGGTTTCTCGCCGAGCCCAGCAATTCGCAGTACCTTCTAGACACCACCGGTTACTTTTCGGGGAACGGGAGCACCTACTCGAACGGAAGTGCGGAGTACGTGCTGTTCGAGGACGACCGCACGACGGTGCGGAAACTCTCCCCCGCATCGGTGTTCAACGAATCGAGCGACCGGTACCTCTGGCGAGGGTTGTTCAGCAACGACAGCATGCGCCAGCTCGATCACGCTGCGATTGACGCCACCTACGAGCGCGAAGGCGTCGAGACGTTCCAGGGCGTTCCGGTGATGCGGTACGAGGCCACGGGCGTCGACGCGCTGTCCGACTCGTGGGCGGGAGGCGAGAACGCGAGTTCGTGGTACGAGGAGTTCTCAGCGACACTCCTGCTCGACGAAGACGGCGTCATCCGCCACTACGAGTACGAATTCGTCTGGGCCGAATCCACGACCCAGAGGATTACGCAGTCGTACACGCTGTCCGACGTGGGGAACACCGACGTCGAGAAACCGGACTGGGCGGAAGACGCGACGGCGGGGTCGTAA
- a CDS encoding stage II sporulation protein M, with protein MSGSDDDRTGRSEATAGRDERPPSDRRDDSRTDRPTVDLQDDRERSVSSPEPDRGGSEPPAAPGTRRNRVWAALLLSLAVVAVGTAGTILVVHDAPTAAAGAAVLGVGLGAAGLVGRTIAPSLLSALETGWEEHRPYVWFSAALFAVGIALGVALYAAGVDLTELLLEMLTEDLGEGELPGGGVDPVGEVAFDPTASFFIANNTPPFLFAIGGALTLGIATLLIMVFNGVLIGNVAVVLGAETSPAVIVALIGPHGLFELPSLFIAAGVGFRFVHRVGQRIAGSRDALFTKAYLARTTALVVFGWLLLVLAAFVEAYVTLLLADVLVPL; from the coding sequence ATGAGCGGGAGCGACGACGACCGAACGGGGAGGTCCGAAGCGACGGCCGGCCGCGACGAGCGGCCGCCGTCCGACCGCCGCGACGACTCGCGGACCGACCGGCCGACGGTCGACCTGCAGGACGATCGGGAGCGAAGCGTCTCGAGTCCGGAGCCGGACCGCGGCGGCTCGGAGCCGCCGGCCGCTCCCGGCACCCGGCGAAACCGGGTCTGGGCCGCGCTCCTGCTCTCGCTCGCGGTCGTCGCCGTCGGCACTGCGGGGACGATCCTCGTCGTCCACGACGCGCCGACGGCGGCCGCCGGAGCCGCCGTGCTCGGCGTCGGACTGGGCGCGGCCGGTCTCGTCGGCCGGACGATCGCACCGTCGCTTCTCTCCGCCCTCGAGACCGGGTGGGAAGAACACCGGCCGTACGTCTGGTTCTCGGCGGCACTGTTCGCCGTCGGGATCGCGCTCGGCGTCGCGCTGTACGCCGCCGGCGTCGACCTGACCGAGCTGCTGCTCGAGATGCTCACGGAGGATCTCGGCGAGGGCGAACTGCCCGGCGGCGGCGTCGATCCCGTCGGCGAGGTCGCCTTCGATCCCACGGCGTCGTTTTTTATCGCGAACAACACGCCGCCGTTCCTGTTCGCGATCGGTGGCGCACTCACGCTGGGGATCGCGACGCTGCTCATCATGGTCTTCAACGGAGTGCTCATCGGCAACGTCGCGGTTGTCCTCGGCGCCGAGACCAGTCCAGCGGTGATCGTCGCCCTGATCGGCCCGCACGGGCTCTTCGAACTCCCGTCGCTGTTCATCGCCGCCGGCGTCGGCTTCCGGTTCGTCCACCGGGTCGGCCAGCGGATCGCTGGCTCCCGCGACGCGCTGTTCACCAAAGCCTACCTCGCGCGGACGACCGCGCTGGTCGTCTTCGGCTGGCTGCTGCTCGTCCTCGCCGCGTTCGTCGAGGCCTACGTGACGCTACTCCTCGCCGACGTGCTCGTCCCGCTGTGA